In a genomic window of Pseudoglutamicibacter albus:
- the clpS gene encoding ATP-dependent Clp protease adapter ClpS, whose translation MAAATSVSYQVEKDNAFAPAASRPFELVVWDDPVNLMSYVSYVFRTYFGYSDSVAQKLMLEVHHSGKAVVARGPREKIEADVEAMHGFGLQATMRGGDA comes from the coding sequence ATGGCTGCCGCAACCTCTGTGAGTTATCAAGTGGAGAAGGACAACGCGTTCGCACCCGCTGCCTCGCGCCCTTTCGAGCTTGTTGTGTGGGATGACCCGGTCAATTTGATGTCCTATGTTTCCTACGTGTTCCGCACGTACTTCGGCTATTCGGATTCGGTTGCACAGAAACTCATGCTTGAAGTGCACCATTCGGGCAAGGCCGTGGTGGCTCGCGGGCCGCGGGAAAAGATCGAAGCCGATGTTGAAGCGATGCACGGTTTCGGTTTGCAGGCCACGATGCGCGGAGGCGACGCCTGA